In Clarias gariepinus isolate MV-2021 ecotype Netherlands chromosome 9, CGAR_prim_01v2, whole genome shotgun sequence, a single window of DNA contains:
- the prf1.5 gene encoding perforin 1.5 produces MGTHLHMLVCVSILLTLCHQSSGCRRGTESECEKAPFVPGYNLAGEGFDVVKLQRKGAYLINVKSHRLDNRTCTVCWNRFQGGQMQKLPLVIVDWRPFSRCSKQLSSALHHSIDSLIKSSASIINNNWGMDLSLEDVGKAVLGGSHSDIAKFAQSQHMMDKATFALHEMSCTYYSYRVMDHPELSAEFTKHLLQLPRTYSEKTKSRYQRIIDTYGTHYIRHVHLGGRVRQVTAFRTCLATLKGFLEYEIKNCLNIELKMALGFLPANASFSNKCSTILRDNMSMGFYQGFLTQKLEVLGGESYFPDLVFPQSPAKAYANWMNSLRKNPDIISYAIYPLHHLVADPELSASLWRAVTDYIEENMLPVEQNQNHDCKPAPNLDHNCCPLRAGHGTLHVIVERATGLKADFFTKTDGYIKVWYNNMYEETDIVMDDDNPEWNISYNFGSIEFGHELTFEVWDSDVLFNDMVGKCVVYPEHGIHSHSCRLKKGVFYFTYIAHCDAHLAGHRCGRYSPKA; encoded by the exons ATGGGGACCCATCTCCACATGTTAGTCTGTGTCAGCATACTTCTGACCCTTTGTCATCAAAGCTCAGGATGCCGCAGAGGAACAGAGTCAGAATGTGAAAAAGCACCCTTTGTGCCTGGATACAACCTTGCAGGAGAAGGATTTGATGTAGTCAAGCTGCAACGTAAAGGtgcctatttaataaatgtcaaATCCCACAGGTTGGATAACCGCACATGTACTGTGTGCTGGAATCGCTTCCAGGGAGGACAGATGCAGAAACTTCCCTTGGTCATTGTGGACTGGCGTCCTTTTAGCCGCTGTAGCAAACAGCTGTCAAGTGCTCTTCACCATTCCATTGATTCGCTTATCAAAAGCTCTGCATCAATTATCAACAACAACTGGGGCATGGACCTTAGCCTAGAGGATGTGGGCAAGGCTGTTTTGGGAGGGAGTCACTCCGATATAGCCAAGTTTGCCCAATCGCAGCACATGATGGACAAGGCAACCTTTGCTCTTCATGAGATGAGCTGCACTTATTATAG cTACAGGGTAATGGATCATCCAGAGCTCAGTGCAGAATTCACTAAACATTTACTTCAACTGCCTAGAACCTACAGCGAGAAAACAAAATCCCGCTATCAGAGGATTATTGATACATACGGCACCCATTATATCCGTCATGTCCATTTAGGAGGACGTGTGAGACAAGTCACAGCCTTCCGAACCTGCCTTGCAACCTTAAAGGGATTTTTGGAGTATGAAATAAAGAACTGTCTAAACATTGAGTTAAAAATGGCTCTGGGATTTCTGCCTGCAAATGCATCATTTTCTAATAAATGCTCCACTATTCTTAGGGATAACATGAGCATGGGCTTCTATCAGGGCTTCTTGACACAAAAGTTGGAAGTCTTGGGAGGTGAAAGTTACTTTCCAGACCTTGTGTTTCCTCAGAGCCCGGCCAAAGCTTATGCAAACTGGATGAACAGCTTGCGTAAGAACCCAGATATAATATCATATGCAATTTATCCTCTTCATCATCTGGTTGCTGACCCAGAACTAAGTGCCAGTCTGTGGAGGGCTGTAACTGATTACATTGAAGAGAACATGCTTCCTGTGGAGCAGAATCAAAACCACGATTGCAAACCAGCACCAAACTTGGATCACAACTGCTGCCCTCTAAGAGCAGGTCATGGCACCTTGCATGTAATTGTGGAGCGGGCAACAGGTCTAAAGGCAGACTTTTTTACTAAAACGGATGGATATATCAAAGTATGGTACAATAACATGTATGAAGAGACAGACATAGTGATGGATGATGACAACCCAGAATGGAACATTAGTTACAACTTTGGTTCAATAGAATTTGGTCATGAGTTAACATTTGAGGTGTGGGACAGTGATGTATTGTTTAATGACATGGTAGGAAAATGTGTTGTTTATCCTGAACATGGAATTCACTCTCATAGCTGTAGATTAAAAAAAGGAGTCTTTTATTTTACCTACATTGCCCACTGTGATGCTCATCTGGCTGGCCATAGGTGTGGACGATACTCTCCAAAAGCATGA
- the mpeg1.1 gene encoding macrophage expressed 1, tandem duplicate 1, with translation MGTEYLSLLAVLAFISTADLHPVIRAGNGLRECRKNLSAPALEVLPGGGWDNLRNLDMGRVMNLSYSQCQTTEDGIYLIPDETFVIPQKVSAVEMNSEIITSWLEQKSSTSWSINSDASFETVVNGKFSVEHKRIKTHQVKDNSVTARVQVRNHVYTVKAYPDFTLDARFARQAEEIADAIENNQTRQAAYLSEKMVLDYGTHVITSVDAGATLVEEDYLKSSYVSDAQSSQTSVTASAGVNFFNKVKFDISSKESQETSETKAYQGNITYSITLSHGGALFYPGITLQKWQESTLNNLISIDRSGLPLHFFLNPSTFPDLPLPTVNKLAQSVRKAIDRYYKINTYPGCVKPDSKNFNFQANVDDASCEGPSTNLSFGGVYQQCNPLTLDGNTICKELDVKNPDTGSYTCKQPYTATLLHSEIQERPYNNYECHQQCHSCWVFFRCCKDVCGNVYRVHRAKVDTYWCSTNEKTPEFSGYLFGGLFGPFVQNPLTKSRSCPPNFFALSFLSSGIMICLSTDYEAATRFSVPFGGFFSCQATNLLAGNQARCPPQFSQHLVAISDGCQVLYCVKSGIFIGGELPTVKLPPFTRPPVISMIATNTVAVMTEGDQAWVRIKDTKMWKIAKPEDIAKMSQLFGDDFSQSQGKTVGIAFGALALIALVVVVAVLVVKKRKNILSLRRGYEELESEALCQTTVESQTEQQCERLNDDPTLVA, from the exons ATGGGAACTGAATACCTCTCACTGTTGGCTGTCTTAGCATTTATCAGTACAGCAGATTTACATCCAGTTATTCGTGCAGGCAATGGGCTTCGTGAGTGCCGCAAAAACCTTAGTGCACCAGCACTTGAGGTTCTCCCTGGTGGAGGCTGGGACAACCTGCGCAACCTGGATATGGGTCGGGTGATGAACCTAAGCTACTCACAATGTCAGACCACAGAGGATGGCATCTACCTTATTCCAGATGAGACATTTGTCATTCCACAGAAGGTGAGCGCAGTTGAGATGAACTCTGAGATCATTACCTCTTGGCTTGAACAGAAAAGCTCCACTTCGTGGTCAATCAATTCTGATGCTTCATTTGAGACAGTGGTCAATGGCAAGTTCTCTGTTGAGCACAAACGCATTAAAACCCACCAAGTGAAGGATAATTCAGTAACAGCTCGGGTACAG GTGCGTAACCATGTGTACACAGTAAAGGCATATCCTGATTTCACTCTGGATGCACGTTTTGCCCGGCAGGCAGAGGAAATTGCAGATGCCATTGAGAACAATCAGACTCGCCAGGCAGCTTATCTGTCTGAAAAGATGGTGCTTGATTATGGTACACATGTCATCACAAGTGTGGATGCTGGTGCCACTTTGGTAGAGGAGGACTATTTAAAATCGTCTTATGTTTCTGATGCCCAGTCCTCTCAGACCTCTGTCACAGCCTCAGCTGGTGTCAACTTTTTTAACAAAGTAAAATTTGATATTAGCAGTAAGGAGTCACAAGAAACATCTGAAACAAAGGCCTACCAGGGTAATATTACATACTCCATAACATTGAGTCATGGTGGGGCATTGTTTTATCCTGGAATCACTCTACAAAAATGGCAGGAGAGcactttaaacaatttaatttctattgACCGTAGTGGATTGCCACTACATTTTTTTCTCAACCCATCAACATTTCCAGATCTCCCACTTCCAACAGTAAATAAACTCGCTCAGTCTGTGCGCAAGGCCATAGACCGTTACTACAAAATTAATACCTACCCTGGGTGTGTTAAACCAGACTCCAAAAATTTTAACTTCCAAGCAAATGTGGATGATGCATCCTGTGAAGGTCCAAGCACAAATCTTAGTTTTGGTGGTGTTTACCAGCAGTGTAATCCACTGACTTTAGATGGAAATACAATCTGCAAGGAACTTGATGTGAAAAACCCAGACACTGGATCATATACCTGTAAACAGCCATACACTGCTACACTACTGCATTCTGAAATACAGGAAAGACCATATAATAATTATGAGTGCCACCAGCAATGTCATTCATGCTGGGTGTTTTTTAGATGTTGTAAAGATGTATGTGGAAATGTGTATCGTGTTCACAGGGCAAAGGTTGACACTTATTGGTGTTCCACTAATGAAAAAACCCCAGAATTCTCTGGATATCTCTTTGGTGGTCTATTTGGCCCTTTTGTACAAAATCCGTTAACGAAATCTAGATCCTGTCCTCCAAATTTCTTTGCCCTAAGCTTTTTATCCAGTGGCATTATGATCTGTCTAAGCACTGACTATGAGGCAGCTACAAGATTCTCTGTGCCCTTTGGAGGTTTCTTCAGCTGCCAGGCTACCAATTTGCTTGCAGGGAATCAAGCACGTTGTCCACCACAGTTTAGCCAACATCTTGTTGCTATAAGCGATGGATGTCAGGTGCTGTACTGCGTTAAGTCAGGCATTTTCATTGGAGGTGAGTTACCTACTGTAAAACTTCCACCGTTCACAAGACCTCCAGTTATCAGTATGATAGCTACAAACACTGTAGCTGTGATGACAGAAGGAGACCAGGCCTGGGTGAGAATCAAAGACACAAAAATGTGGAAGATTGCCAAGCCTGAGGACATTGCAAAAATGTCCCAATTGTTTGGGGATGATTTCTCTCAGTCACAAGGAAAAACAGTCGGCATTGCATTTGGTGCTCTAGCCTTGATTGCTCTTGTGGTGGTGGTAGCAGTGTTAGTGgtgaaaaagaggaagaacaTTCTGTCTCTTAGAAGAGGATATGAGGAGCTTGAAAGTGAAGCACTATGTCAGACTACTGTAGAAAGCCAGACAGAGCAACAGTGTGAGAGGCTGAATGATGATCCTACTCTTGTGGCCTAA